A part of Aegilops tauschii subsp. strangulata cultivar AL8/78 chromosome 2, Aet v6.0, whole genome shotgun sequence genomic DNA contains:
- the LOC109780692 gene encoding L-ascorbate oxidase homolog: MARGGSAVAVLSFLLGLPLLSVLVAGEDPYRFFTWNVSYGDIYPLGVKQQGILINGQFPGPQIEAVTNDNLVVNVFNKLNEPFLLSWSGLQQRRNSFEDGVAGTTCPIPPGANFTYILQAKDQIGTYFYFPSLAFHKAAGGFGGIRVLSRPRIPVPFPPPAADYTVLIGDWYKTNHTDLRYMLDSGKALGFPDGLLINGRGWNGYTFTVQPGMTYRFRITNVGLATSLNIRFQGHTMKLVEVEGSHTMQTAYSSLDVHLGQSYSVLLTADQPGFDYSIVVSTRFTTKIISTTAVLHYANSAGKAPGPLPGGPTTQIDWSLNQARSIRWNLTASGPRPNPQGSYHYGQVPTTKTIRLANSAATINGKQRYAVNSVSHVNADTPLKIADYYKIPGVFSVGTISDSPTYGGAYLRTSVMGADYRGYVEIVFENSENEVQSWHIDGYAFWVVGMNGGKWSPASRQIYNLRDGVSRYTVQVYPNAWTAIYMPLDNVGMWNVRSETWARQYLGQQFYLRVWTPSTSWRDEFPIPKNALLCGRAAGRRTRPF; encoded by the exons ATGGCGAGGGGTGGCAGCGCCGTGGCtgtcctctccttcctcctcggCCTCCCGCTCCTCTccgtcctcgtcgccggcgaggacCCGTACCGGTTCTTCACGTGGAACGTCAGCTACGGCGACATCTACCCGCTCGGAGTCAAGCAGCAG GGAATACTGATCAATGGGCAGTTCCCGGGGCCGCAGATAGAGGCCGTCACCAACGACAACCTCGTCGTCAATGTCTTCAACAAGCTCAACGAGCCATTCCTCCTCTCCTG GAGCGGGTTACAGCAGCGGCGGAACTCGTTCGAGGACGGCGTGGCCGGGACGACGTGCCCGATCCCGCCGGGCGCCAACTTCACATACATCCTGCAGGCCAAGGACCAGATCGGCACCTACTTCTACTTCCCCTCCCTCGCCTTCCACAAGGCCGCCGGCGGCTTCGGCGGCATCCGCGTCCTCAGCCGCCCCAGGATCCCAGTCCCCTTCCCTCCCCCGGCCGCCGACTACACCGTCCTCATCGGCGACTGGTACAAGACCAACCATACC GATTTGAGGTACATGCTTGACAGTGGCAAGGCTCTTGGCTTCCCCGATGGCCTGCTCATCAACGGGCGCGGCTGGAACGGCTACACCTTCACCGTCCAGCCCG GCATGACGTACCGCTTCCGGATCACCAACGTCGGGCTGGCCACGTCCCTCAACATCAGGTTCCAGGGGCACACCATGAAGCTGGTGGAGGTGGAGGGCTCGCACACCATGCAGACCGCCTACTCCTCCCTGGACGTGCACCTTGGCCAGTCCTACTCGGTGCTCCTCACGGCCGACCAGCCTGGCTTCGACTACTCCATCGTCGTCTCCACGCGCTTCACCACCAAGATCATatccaccaccgccgtcctgcACTACGCCAACTCCGCCGGCAAGGCTCCCGGCCCGCTGCCGGGAGGCCCCACCACCCAGATCGACTGGTCGCTCAACCAGGCCCGCTCTATCAG ATGGAACCTGACGGCGAGCGGGCCGAGGCCCAACCCGCAGGGCTCGTACCACTACGGCCAGGTGCCCACCACCAAGACCATCAGGCTGGCCAACTCGGCGGCCACCATCAACGGCAAGCAGAGGTACGCGGTGAACAGCGTGTCGCACGTCAACGCAGACACACCCCTCAAGATCGCCGACTACTACAAGATCCCCGGCGTGTTCTCGGTGGGCACCATCTCTGACAGCCCGACATACGGCGGTGCCTACCTTCGGACGTCGGTCATGGGGGCCGACTACAGAGGTTACGTCGAGATTGTGTTTGAGAACTCTGAGAACGAGGTGCAGTCGTGGCACATCGACGGCTACGCCTTCTGGGTTGTCGG AATGAATGGAGGAAAATGGTCGCCGGCAAGCAGGCAGATCTACAACTTGAGGGATGGCGTTTCACGGTACACTGTTCAG GTTTACCCCAATGCATGGACTGCAATCTACATGCCCCTTGACAACGTGGGCATGTGGAACGTTCGATCGGAGACCTGGGCCAGGCAGTACCTGGGGCAGCAGTTCTACCTCCGCGTCTGGACGCCGTCGACGTCGTGGCGCGACGAGTTCCCGATCCCCAAGAACGCCCTCCTGTGCGGCCGAGCTGCCGGCCGCAGAACAAGGCCTTTCTGA